A region of Clostridium acetobutylicum ATCC 824 DNA encodes the following proteins:
- a CDS encoding arsenate reductase family protein, which produces MNIQIFGTKKCFDTKKAERYFKERKIKYQFIDLKEKGLSKGELNSVKASVGLDNLINAKAKKYKALNLDKIRTASVKEEILLDNPEVYVTPIVRNGKNATVGYKPEVWKEWS; this is translated from the coding sequence ATGAATATTCAAATTTTTGGTACTAAAAAGTGTTTTGATACAAAAAAAGCCGAGAGATACTTTAAAGAGAGAAAAATAAAATATCAGTTTATAGATTTAAAGGAAAAGGGATTAAGTAAGGGGGAATTAAATAGCGTTAAAGCCTCTGTAGGTTTAGACAATTTGATAAATGCTAAAGCAAAAAAATATAAAGCCCTAAATCTTGATAAGATTAGAACTGCATCAGTAAAGGAAGAAATATTATTGGATAATCCAGAGGTTTATGTAACTCCTATAGTTAGAAACGGAAAAAATGCTACAGTAGGTTATAAACCAGAGGTATGGAAGGAATGGTCGTAG
- a CDS encoding HAD family hydrolase: MYNYVLFDLDGTLTDSAEGITKSVKYSLNKFDIQVEDLSSLNKFVGPPLKTSFMEYYNFDEETATVAIDYYRDYFKAKGMFENKVYDGIEALLSSLKDYGFHLVVATSKPTVFSKQILEHFKLAFYFDAIVGSSLDGKLSTKEDVIRYAMESLNIKSDDAIMIGDREYDVIGALKNNLPSIGVTYGFGSYEELKNAGANYIVNSVDELHKKILELR, from the coding sequence TTGTATAACTATGTACTATTTGATTTAGATGGAACTTTAACCGACTCCGCCGAGGGAATAACAAAGTCAGTTAAGTATTCCCTGAATAAATTTGATATACAAGTGGAAGATTTATCTTCTCTTAATAAATTCGTAGGACCACCACTTAAAACATCTTTTATGGAATACTATAATTTTGATGAGGAAACTGCAACTGTCGCAATTGATTATTATAGAGATTACTTTAAAGCTAAAGGAATGTTTGAAAACAAGGTTTACGATGGAATTGAAGCTCTACTTAGCTCTTTAAAAGATTATGGTTTTCATTTAGTTGTTGCAACCTCAAAGCCCACTGTATTTTCAAAACAAATACTTGAACACTTTAAATTAGCTTTCTATTTTGATGCTATAGTCGGAAGTTCTCTTGACGGTAAACTAAGTACAAAAGAGGACGTAATAAGATATGCTATGGAAAGTCTTAATATAAAAAGCGACGATGCAATAATGATTGGTGATAGGGAATATGATGTTATAGGTGCTTTAAAAAATAATTTACCCTCTATAGGCGTTACTTATGGTTTTGGTTCCTATGAAGAGCTAAAAAATGCAGGAGCTAATTATATTGTAAACAGTGTAGACGAGCTTCATAAGAAAATACTTGAATTAAGATAA